In one Chloroflexota bacterium genomic region, the following are encoded:
- a CDS encoding bifunctional 5,10-methylenetetrahydrofolate dehydrogenase/5,10-methenyltetrahydrofolate cyclohydrolase → MSAMILDGKELAKTLKEEVAAAVGQFKAAHGFAPSVAIVRAGEDPASVSYANAIRKTFEGAGMGFSLHALPETASQEEIVRVVASLSADLNVHGIMVQEPLPKGIDEAVVKEAIAPQKDVDGVHPVNTGRLAQVAPVGRPAGVLDFFAPATPSGGMEILKRYKVELAGKHAVVVGRSNIVGKPMALLLLRENATVTLAHSRTADLASICRQADILCAAVGKAGLITGDWIKPGAVVIDFGVNFVDGKMVGDVDFASAVEVAGAITPVPGGTGPMTNVMLMLNVLQAARLLLR, encoded by the coding sequence ATGTCCGCGATGATTCTAGACGGGAAGGAACTCGCCAAGACCCTGAAGGAAGAAGTGGCGGCCGCGGTGGGCCAGTTCAAAGCGGCGCATGGGTTTGCTCCGTCGGTGGCCATCGTGCGGGCGGGCGAAGACCCCGCGTCGGTGTCCTATGCCAACGCCATCCGCAAGACGTTTGAGGGCGCCGGCATGGGCTTCTCGCTCCACGCTCTCCCCGAGACGGCGTCGCAGGAGGAAATCGTGCGCGTGGTGGCGAGCCTGTCGGCAGATCTCAACGTGCACGGCATCATGGTGCAGGAGCCTTTGCCGAAGGGCATTGACGAGGCCGTGGTCAAGGAGGCCATCGCCCCGCAGAAGGATGTGGACGGCGTGCATCCGGTGAATACGGGGCGGTTGGCGCAGGTGGCCCCTGTCGGTCGGCCCGCGGGCGTGCTGGACTTTTTCGCGCCGGCCACTCCGTCGGGCGGGATGGAGATTCTGAAGCGGTACAAGGTGGAACTGGCCGGTAAGCACGCCGTGGTCGTGGGCCGGTCCAACATTGTGGGCAAGCCGATGGCGCTGCTCCTGCTGCGGGAGAACGCCACGGTTACGCTGGCGCATTCGCGCACGGCGGACCTCGCGAGCATCTGCCGCCAGGCGGACATTCTGTGCGCGGCGGTGGGCAAAGCTGGCCTCATCACGGGCGACTGGATCAAGCCCGGCGCCGTGGTCATTGATTTTGGCGTCAACTTCGTGGATGGTAAAATGGTGGGCGATGTGGACTTCGCGTCGGCGGTGGAGGTGGCGGGGGCCATCACGCCCGTGCCCGGCGGCACCGGCCCCATGACCAACGTGATGCTGATGCTCAACGTCCTGCAGGCGGCCCGCTTGTTGCTTCGTTAG
- a CDS encoding cyclodeaminase/cyclohydrolase family protein has translation MTETFSHKTVAQFLDELASQAPVPGGGSGAALVGALGAALASMVCNLTVGKPKYADVQGEIQALLAQTEALRARLTALIDEDIAVYYRLSSAYKMPKETEEQKAARTAAIQDILRDATRVPMQIAEACVQVLQLCKPIAEKGNVGAVSDAGVAALLAEAALRSAALNVLINLAAIKDAEFVARERAALESLLAGKAEMKEEIYDLVVSKL, from the coding sequence ATGACCGAAACGTTCAGTCACAAGACCGTTGCGCAGTTCCTGGATGAACTTGCGTCGCAGGCTCCTGTGCCCGGCGGGGGGAGCGGCGCGGCCCTGGTGGGGGCGCTGGGCGCGGCGCTGGCGAGCATGGTGTGCAACCTGACCGTGGGCAAGCCGAAGTACGCCGACGTGCAAGGGGAGATTCAGGCGCTCCTGGCGCAAACGGAGGCCTTGCGCGCCCGCCTCACCGCGCTCATTGATGAGGACATCGCCGTGTACTACCGCCTGTCTTCTGCTTACAAGATGCCCAAGGAGACCGAGGAGCAGAAGGCCGCCCGCACCGCCGCGATTCAGGACATTCTCCGCGATGCGACCCGTGTGCCCATGCAGATTGCGGAGGCATGCGTGCAGGTGCTGCAACTCTGCAAGCCCATCGCAGAGAAGGGGAATGTGGGCGCCGTGTCGGATGCGGGCGTGGCGGCGCTGTTGGCGGAAGCCGCGCTCCGATCCGCCGCCCTCAACGTCCTCATCAATCTGGCGGCCATCAAGGATGCCGAGTTTGTGGCGCGCGAGCGCGCTGCGCTGGAAAGCCTCCTGGCAGGCAAGGCCGAGATGAAAGAGGAAATCTACGATCTCGTGGTCTCAAAACTTTAG
- a CDS encoding formate--tetrahydrofolate ligase — MGKQLNVERRTPVPSDIEIAQEAKLRPITEIMEEIGLLPDEVDLYGKYKAKVHLSVLERLKDRPNGKYIDVTAITPTPLGEGKTVTTIGVSQGLAYLGKNVFTCIRQPSQGPTFGIKGGAAGGGYSQVVPMEDFNLHLTGDIHAVGAAHNLLAAAIDNRIQKESRWSTNFLAKALCPDDQYTPSMRKRLAKLGIKSERPSDLSDADRERMFRLNIDPYSIQWRRVVDVSDAQLRNIIIGLGTVNDGPPRATGYDITVASEIMAALALCSGLADLRERMGRIIIGTSKKGEPITAEDLNVAGAMTVLLKDAVMPNLMQTLQGSPAFVHCGPFANIAQGNSSILADRIALKLADYVVTESGFGADCGMEKFMNIKCRVSGLVPNCVVLVASVRALKMHGGGPAVVPGKPLDKAYKEENLRLLEAGLPNLIQHVENARKFGVPVVVAINRFATDTEAEIALIREAAVAAGAEGAFVSEVWAKGGEGGAELAEAVIAACEKPSQFRFLYPDDMSIKEKIETIAREIYRADGVTYTQEANAKIELFTKLGLSHLPICMAKTHLSFTHDPTLKGAPRGWTLPVVDVRASVGAGFLYPLCGTMRTMPGLPTRPAFTDVDLDLETGRVVGLF; from the coding sequence ATGGGAAAGCAACTCAACGTAGAACGCAGGACCCCCGTACCCAGCGACATTGAGATCGCGCAAGAAGCCAAACTTCGCCCAATCACCGAGATCATGGAAGAGATCGGGCTGCTGCCGGACGAAGTGGACCTGTACGGGAAGTACAAGGCCAAGGTGCACCTGAGCGTCCTGGAGCGGCTGAAGGATCGCCCCAACGGCAAGTACATTGACGTTACGGCGATCACCCCCACCCCGCTGGGCGAAGGCAAGACGGTAACGACCATCGGCGTGAGCCAGGGGCTGGCCTACCTGGGCAAGAATGTCTTCACGTGCATCCGCCAGCCGTCGCAAGGTCCGACCTTCGGGATCAAGGGCGGCGCTGCAGGCGGCGGCTATAGCCAGGTTGTCCCCATGGAGGATTTCAACCTGCACCTGACGGGCGACATCCACGCCGTGGGCGCGGCCCACAACCTGCTGGCCGCTGCCATTGACAACCGCATCCAGAAAGAGTCGCGCTGGAGCACCAACTTCCTGGCCAAGGCGCTATGCCCCGATGATCAGTACACGCCGTCTATGCGGAAACGCCTGGCGAAACTGGGCATCAAGTCCGAGCGGCCGTCGGACCTGAGCGACGCGGACCGCGAGCGGATGTTCCGCCTGAACATTGACCCGTACTCCATCCAGTGGCGGCGGGTTGTGGACGTGAGCGATGCCCAGTTGCGGAATATCATCATCGGCCTCGGGACCGTCAACGACGGCCCGCCGCGGGCGACCGGCTACGACATCACGGTGGCGTCCGAGATCATGGCGGCGCTGGCGCTGTGCAGCGGCCTGGCCGACCTGCGCGAGCGCATGGGCCGCATCATCATCGGCACGAGCAAGAAGGGCGAACCCATCACCGCCGAGGACCTCAACGTGGCCGGCGCCATGACCGTCCTCCTGAAGGATGCCGTCATGCCCAACCTAATGCAGACGCTGCAGGGCAGCCCGGCGTTTGTCCATTGCGGCCCGTTTGCCAACATCGCCCAGGGGAACAGTTCCATCCTGGCCGACCGCATTGCCTTGAAACTGGCCGACTATGTGGTTACGGAAAGCGGGTTCGGCGCGGACTGCGGGATGGAGAAGTTCATGAACATCAAGTGCCGCGTTTCCGGTCTGGTGCCCAACTGCGTGGTGCTGGTCGCCAGCGTGCGGGCGCTGAAGATGCACGGTGGCGGCCCCGCTGTGGTCCCGGGCAAGCCGCTGGACAAGGCCTACAAAGAGGAGAATCTGCGACTCTTGGAAGCGGGCCTGCCCAACCTGATTCAGCATGTGGAGAATGCGCGCAAATTCGGCGTGCCGGTAGTGGTGGCCATCAACCGTTTTGCAACCGATACGGAGGCTGAGATTGCCTTGATCCGAGAGGCAGCGGTTGCGGCGGGCGCCGAGGGCGCTTTTGTGAGCGAAGTCTGGGCCAAGGGCGGCGAAGGCGGCGCGGAACTGGCCGAGGCGGTGATCGCGGCATGCGAGAAGCCGTCGCAGTTCCGCTTCCTGTATCCGGACGATATGTCCATCAAGGAAAAGATTGAGACCATCGCCCGCGAAATCTATCGGGCCGATGGCGTTACGTACACGCAGGAAGCCAACGCGAAGATTGAACTGTTCACCAAGTTGGGGTTGAGCCACCTGCCCATCTGCATGGCGAAGACCCACCTGTCGTTTACGCATGATCCCACGCTGAAGGGCGCGCCGCGCGGCTGGACGCTGCCGGTGGTGGACGTGCGGGCGAGCGTTGGGGCGGGGTTCCTGTACCCGCTGTGCGGCACCATGCGCACGATGCCCGGCTTGCCAACCCGCCCGGCCTTCACCGACGTGGATCTTGACCTGGAGACCGGCCGGGTCGTGGGTCTGTTCTAG